GAACTGAGTCAGAGGAAATGCTATGTGAGTATAAACTTGGTGTTGCGTTCATGCTTGAATGTATGTGTGCTAGTACATGGATGTTATGTGGCTAGTTAGGAGTCACGGTCCTCCGACCCCTCACTCCTTGACTTACCAACCTGCAACGGACAAAGCATCAGAGCTGCCGTCTCCCCTTACAATGTGGAACGACCATAATCAGAAGATTACTGTGGTATTGTTTACTGAAGCCCAGTCGTCAGTTACGACAGTATGCATCATCTTTTCATCTAGAATGTTATGATCAATAGATATATTGTTTGTATTCTTGTTTAACGTGTATTACAAAACGTGCtgatatttatgtttaaagGACAACACGTCACAGCGGCATTTCATAAGTACGTTTGATTTTTCTCTTTGAAAAAGCATCATCACTATAATGTTTACCGATGTTTATGACAATGCACTTTCTCAAATGAGAAAACTGGTTTCCGTATCCTGCACAAGCCACGGACGGCAATCATTAATGGCTGCAACAATATCTGTGGATCGATCGAGTAAAGTGTCTTCCGTCTCACATTCCAGTGGAACAACCAGTGGAGCGAGTGTCTATGAAGATGCgaatatatccatgtacgcGTTTATTTGTGCCTTGCATGCCATGTCAAAAAGTATTCGAGTGCTATTTTGGCAATCAAGCGCTGGGCAGCTGACTTGTACATCTAATTAAGCTTACCCGCAGAATTCTCGATGCAAATGTTGAACTGtctgaagcatgggtatcagatcgtacacttcagccaacgtTTAGATAATATTACCCTCACTTAACTCCAAGCTTCAGAAGCCAATTCGCGCCACCCATCAGTAaaatcatgtgagtgagtgagtttagctttacgccgcactcagcaatattccagctatacggcgactgtctgtaaataatcgagtctggaccagacaatccagtgatcaacaacatgagcatcgatctgcgcaattgggaaccgatgtcatgtgtcaaccaagtcagcgagcctgaccaaccgatcccgttagtcgcttcttacgaaaagcatagtcgcctgttatggcaagcatgggttgctgaagacctgttctaccccgggaccttcacgctTAGTCCAAATGTTATATAGCTAGTATTTACTGCACCAGTGGCAGGCGTAGAATACAAAAGCAGTGTTTCCTCTACATTACTCACCTATTTCTGTGTGGAAGTCCTAGAATATTGAAAAGGAGCAATGAGTTTATGTGAAATAGATATTTCAGATctaattgtatatatgttgCGGTAGCAACATGATGAAGTATCATTCAGAGACAGCTATAGTCATCCTTTGGTTGATTCCTTCAAATGCTGATGTTCGGCCTACGAACTCTGTGGTGTGTTTTGTTAGCATTTCTTTCTTTAGTGTTGAAGACGAATTTGGATGCGGACAGTGTTTACCAGCTCTTATCTGCTTTAGAATAAAATAACATCAGCATGTCTGTTTTGTGGTTTCGACCTCGCGTGTAATCTTCACGTCAAATTATGACTGGGAGAGTTGTTTCTTTGCAACATTTATTAATGACAAAACAGATACAATATCAAAATGTCTGAACAATGTCAAGATGCTGAGTCGGGTACCGTCCTCCCAAAGGAACGTAATTAGGGATGCTTATGAATTGCCCTCTCTGGTATCATCTGGCTACTGCAGCGCAGGTACACCGTACTAGACTTTTgatcgcacgcacgcacgcacgcacgcacacactacATATAGACAGTGAGACAggtagatagacagacaggcaATGTTTACAGAAACAGATTTTCGTCTCCCCACACGGTGTGTACTTCGTATAGTACATCAACACATAACATGACATATTACACTAACACGTTAGAGCATCGCCATAAGCGTCAAACATCTATCTCGCACAGAGCTCTTAATGCCCCTGTCGAGCCATAGGTACCCCATCTACCAAAACCAAACATCTTGCCATAAATCCTATCATCGCCAATCCTAGTGGAGTTCCAGTTGACATAAGATCCAAGAGATTGTCCATTTGTCCAATGCCATTCGTCACCAGGGTCACGTTCGAGGCCGATCCATAATGTTTCGTCTAGAGAAAAGTCGTGTCAAAAATATGGAAATAACAAAAATCCgcaagtagcaaaaggcaccatatATCTGTTCATATATCTGCTAAATTCTGTTAAAAGACATCTAACGTTTTTAAAATTGTGCTCAAGTCCAAAACGTATTCATGTAAGTCaggatacataatatataacaacaaatatcggTAAACGGCACAAGGCGCCACTTTAGATTCTGTTTGATAATCCTAccaatttcttttgaaatatattgagCGGTTTTTTAATGATCCTGagacaaaatgattacggacggacggcgGACGGACCGATGAACGCGGTGTCGactagtgactgagtgagttaagatttatagtcacatagggaatatttcagtcatattgtgaCTTAACAGGGTATGAATCAGTAATAAATGGAGTGAATTACAAATACCTCTCGACGAAGGACAACAAagtaactagaatatcacaaatagaAACGTAAAACTAGTAatcaaatctaaaacagtttaacaatagagaacaacacaatataaaagcaCCTTATAGAttactgaaggtagatcaccatactaggggcttgaatgttttgagacttaTATATCCTCGAGTAAAATATTTAGCATGACAAGTTAAACATGAAGGTATGATCATGGCTTCTAGAATGTCACTCCTGATCACAGCGCTGCTAATAGCTAACATTCATTCATGTGCCGCGTATGATCATGATCTTGCAATTATCATGAACCTGAAGATAGTCGAGACATGAGATGGACTTACTCCTTGCAACAATGGCAGCTTGTCTGTTCTCCTCCTGAGATCGAATAAAGGCGAGATGCCCCGagttgtccatgcacagggtcTTTGCGGCTGGATACGTCATGATCGGAGACCAAAACCGCCTAAGACACTGGTTTGTGAAACGACTGTATATGTAGCTGGCAGGACAAGCACCTGGCAAAACGCAGATGACACTGACTGACTATTACTGAAACCCTACATGATGTGAAAGCACCTTTCATCCTTTCTCAGTACAACTGCGCCTCTTTTATGAAATTTATCTTAAAAGGGCGTTGCCCTTCTAAGGGGTTTAGTCTATAAACTCTAGTCATTTAAGAAGGTTTTGAGCCTCGGAGGTATTTGTGGTAGATTTCACACAATACGTGACATTTTTATACTTTGTTTTGACCTTGGTTTTAATTTAATTAGATAAAACTATCTTACAAAATGATTTGCGTGGCGATTTTAACATACTGATGCAGCTGTTCTGGAAATTCATAATTTGCCTATAAATTATTGTGGAAAAGGTTTACATATGTCTTCTTTCAACAGACACCAGTTACTGATTGTCATCTTAGATGGTAAAATACTCACCGTTCAGCAGAGAAAAGTATTGAACATCACTCCGAGTCTGAAGCTTGTCGCTGGACACGAACACATATTTCTCTAGGTAACACGCCTGTGTGTTCACGTCATAAAAGAATGAGGAGCAGTTTGCGTCGTTCACACAGGCTACTGCACATTCTGATTTAAGGGCTACCCCAGACAGAAACGGAGTGTCTGTGAGGAAGCCAGTGAAGAGCAAGGAGAATGTAAACATGGTGACTGCCTTGGTGGCTACGACCCACGTCCTTATATACCGATACAATAATTTACAGATTACGTCATGGTCATGTAGCTGGAAACTGACTTCATTTGTTTATGCAGTAACTAGATAAATGCTGTGTTCGACGACCGCCCGTCAAACTTCCCGTGTATGATGTTTGCAGTTATTTCCTTCACATAGCATCAAGCAAACTGAAAAATAGATCCCGTATCCACTGATCAAGTTGTCAGTGTACTTGTTCCTCATAACCATTATCAGGCAATTTCTAAATAGCAACCATATCTTTACCTTATGGGTCAGAGTTGACAGCAGACAATTATTGCAAGAGCTTTTAGCCTAGATGCATGACATTCCGAAGGATAATCGAAACACATTCTACCTCAGACTTTCACGCTTCCTTTCAAATTGCACTGGGTCATCGTCATCATATTTGCACTTAAATATGCTACCATTTAGTTTCCTAAAGATAAGGTTAACCCACATGGTTAAAATATCTTTTGTTTCCCAATCTGAGCAAACACCTTCGATCCATTTAGAGAATGAAACAGATTATGATGAGACAATCACAGTTGGTATAACAGGGAAGCCCTTTGACTTAAATGCTTTTCCTCCACTTTAACGTCACCATCTTGTTTTGTCAGATAACATTGCATGCCATTTGACATCATATTTGCGTTTTGACACCTTGCTTTTTGTACGACTCTGGACATCATTAACAAGTTGGATCTGTTTCTTTTCTGATTCTGCAACTTTTGTGTGGTGATTCACATGTAATAATTCCACTTGTCACAAGTACTTCTCGAAAATGTACGGGGGTAAGCTTTTTTATATTGACTGCAAGGCGATTTTGAGAAGACTCAAGCTAAAGATCCGTGATGGATGTTATTGGATGTGGATTCAATGAAGCAATCCACCTGTCATAATACAATATTGTCAGCCAACTCCACTGGCGGAGGGGTGAGCATTAAGACGCACTGAAAAATACCAACACTCGAGCCGTCATCCAGTCTGGTTAGTTTTCTCTCAGACAGTACTATTGCATTGTGGGTATTGCTCGGTCATCCGTTGGATTAAGATGGTCCGCCCCTTATTTCAAATTAGGCTTTATTCAAAGTAAAGAATATTAATCACAAAATATAGATTTGCAATTAATCGTTCAAACTATCAGTGTCAAACACCAGTCAACAAACTGAACAATGTAACAacgaacgtttcaaggacaAACCGAAAAAGCAACGGTAAGCAATACAAGAGGGAGACTAGGTAGCCGCTGAAACCTACATATCAGACAATGAAACAAATGACAGTAGTGAGCAACTAAAAccaacaaaaccatttccacatCCATCAAACAATATCGGCTGAAAGCAGCGTCTATTGTACAATTTTGACTTTATCGTGACTAAATATTTGTCTCATCAGGAATTAGAGCTGTACgatattgtttgtaaacaaatcgggtctggactagacaatcccgtgattgtcaccatgcgatacCATGATCGAAGGTGTTTGCTCAGATTAATCACTATTAATCACTGTAAAATAGTGACGATACCAGGCGTTCGCAAAAAGGTTAACGTATTCTTCCCGACTGGTGTACTCTTGAGAAAACACTCGAAAATGACTTAGAGTAGTGGAGATATCTTCCAGTGCTGATATAATTCTCTCTGAATACTAGATACTCTGAATACTAGTAATCAAAATCTCAGTAATAATAACAAACAGGATGATCAACACCTGGTGATATCCTTTTCACCGGACACCTCCATAAAACGTGTCGCCAACATCTACTGAAAATCTTAACGTTGGTGCTGATTGAGAATAATTATTGAAGATTACTGTTGTCTCGACTTGTTGATCGCCTCCTGATCTTCACTCATCCATGGTTGTCCTAGGAGGCGACGTACGAGATTAGGTGGccagactcactgatttggttgatatatatcagcatatcacaaacacacatggCTGGATTGTGTGTAATGCTGGCTAAAGCATCTATAACAATACTCCCTGTAATACAGCTCAGATATCTGTAACAATAATGCAGTGTGGGGCCGGATCAGATATCTGTAACAATACTGCAAGGTTGTGCCGGATCAGATATCTGTAACTACACTGCAAGGTTGTGCCGGATCAGATATCTGTAACTATACTGCAATGTAGTGCCGGATCAGATATCTGTAATTATActgaacacgtcacaatttaattcaggactcacaaaagtccagaaactctccgcactgtggccactctctcacaagggatttggcaaaaataaccATGCagttgttatgtatatgtgctaaggatgaaaaaataaaacattttttttcgaaaactcaaaatttaaactcgctcgcacATGGGCATGCCCATTAGCTAACAGTGACCATTAAGCAGGCCCTTGGGCGaaaatgtttaatttcgtccagaataaatgttttggaggttgtaaatgacccatggacgagaatatttactttcactggaaacacatgttttttccatgctttgcatttgaaataaatgaaagtatatttattagtatcgtgaaattaagcttattttgacttaattcggctgatttagagcgatttttaaaaaagtctcgcccatgggagaaaaacatttggcccaaggatgagaatatttacttttactcaaaatacatctttttccatgttctggaggttgtgaatggatgaaagtatgttcataagtaccatgacacaaatttcaacttattttgacttaattccattaatttagagcgatttaacaaaatctcacccatgggcgagaatatttcctttccctccaaatacatcttttccaatgttttggaggatgtaagtgaatgaaagtacatttatgagtatcatgacagaatatTTCAACCTATTTTGGCTTAATTCCGCTAACTGAGAGCGATTTCAAAACCTCTCGCCCAAGGGCCAAAATGTCTTGCGCccaatatttgccttcactcaaaatacatcttttcctgtgttttggaggttgtaaatgaatgaggatataattatgagtatcatggcacaaaatccaactcattttgatttaattctgctaattgggACAATTATGCAATTAATAAATATCGACAGCTTTTTAAATTCTGCAGTTTTATTTGTACACATTAATTGGCGGAAGGTAGCCAAGTTTTTTCCATTTGAGGTGTCGTGGAGGGATATATTTTAGTCTAATATCATTAAAGTAATTACATCGCAGTAAATAATGAAGTatatcggctattgctggggagtcgcatagcTTACATGTTCTATGTTCACTCGTTATACCCTCCCAGCGGCCGGTCTCAATGGGTAGATGGTGGTTTGTTGCCCTGAATTTCAGAATTGGCATATAAACATTGATTGGAAGAAATAAGTATCGTTCAAATATCTGCAGTGTAGTGCCAGATCAGATATCTGTAACAATGCTGCAATGCTGTGACGGATCAGATACCTGTAACAACACTGCGATGTGGGGCCGGATCAGATATCTGTAACAATACTGCAGTgtattgttgaaatgtttaaacAGTTCAGTATTTGAACGACAGCAT
This portion of the Haliotis asinina isolate JCU_RB_2024 chromosome 10, JCU_Hal_asi_v2, whole genome shotgun sequence genome encodes:
- the LOC137298747 gene encoding uncharacterized protein, with amino-acid sequence MFTFSLLFTGFLTDTPFLSGVALKSECAVACVNDANCSSFFYDVNTQACYLEKYVFVSSDKLQTRSDVQYFSLLNGACPASYIYSRFTNQCLRRFWSPIMTYPAAKTLCMDNSGHLAFIRSQEENRQAAIVARNETLWIGLERDPGDEWHWTNGQSLGSYVNWNSTRIGDDRIYGKMFGFGRWGTYGSTGALRALCEIDV